From Nicotiana tabacum cultivar K326 chromosome 20, ASM71507v2, whole genome shotgun sequence, one genomic window encodes:
- the LOC142174203 gene encoding uncharacterized protein LOC142174203 — protein sequence MQVISLNALDFKIKCVLADPESSANIIQMRVLEQAKLIGSIIHATNLLAGFNLASVTTRREILLHMNVEGVMKMTLFEVVDSDMVIISFLKDHGCTHEIKVVLSTYHQLLKFQTPEGIKQIRGDQSAVREMNVISVSSSKGKEHATYELHEPALTPEPKKVSMGESSESYQVII from the exons ATGCAAGTAATCTCTCTTAATGCtttagattttaagattaaatgTGTTTTGGCGGACCCAGAGAGTTCAGCCAACATTATCCAAATGAGAGTACTGGAACAAGCCAAGCTAATCGGGAGCATTATTCATGCCACAAATCTCCTCGCTGGGTTCAATTTAGCAAGTGTAACAACTCGAAGGGAAATCCTGCTGCACATGAACGTTGAAGGGGTAATGAAGATGACCCTTTTTGAAGTAGTAGACAGTGATATGGTTATAATATCATTTTTGAAAGACCATGGCTGCACCCACGAGATAAAGGTTGTGTtgtcaacatatcatcaacttCTAAAATTCCAAACTCCggagggaattaaacaaataagaggagatcaaTCGGCAGTAAGGGAGATGAACGTGATCTCTGTTTCTAGTAGCAAAGGAAAGGAGCATGCAACATATGAACTACATGAGCCAGCTCTTACTCCTGAGCCGAAAAAAGTCAGCATGGGGGAATCGTCAGAATCCTACCAG GTGATCATCTGA